In Desulfosediminicola ganghwensis, a single window of DNA contains:
- a CDS encoding DNA topoisomerase 3 has product MGITLLIAEKPSVGKDLASYLGIVGRGKGYYKCKGDIVCTWCVGHILEQADPHVYNPRFKRWRADDLPIIPDEWILEPIPRSREQLAIIEGLLKNSDKVINAGDPEREGQLIIDEVLDYLGYTGPADRLWISALDVRTIEKGFKSLKDNNEFRNIKDAAICRSNADWLVGINVTRGLTLAAGQNNVLSAGRVQTPTLALVVDRDREIEQFTKKPYWVLRATVQHPEGNFVATWEPDELTSGLDAEGRLVNPAVAEQVIAKVSGKDGVVKSKKDTLKRKSPPLPFLLSDLQKKAEDKFGYSPKQTLDIGQGLYEKHKVLTYMRTECRYLPNEMFEDAPRVLATLRAQNMEGAHEADPTIQSPAWNTKKQGAEAHHGIIPTEVKPPRLTEEEWNIYQLVAKRFLKQFYPDYQYYSSSIVAEVEEELWKGSGIAIKDKGWMVLNDQQTKEKLLPRVKKGDPVGIEQVEKEQKFTKPPSRFTEASLQVAMTEVHKYVDDPVIKARLKENSGIGTSATRTNIIGELQNRTYLEKKGKVLISTPLGRELIDKIHPSLKNPGMTAIWEDALNRICEGDLDREAFMAELTRRMLNMVRYALATRFSEKVTGKIYRCLCGGRLSRLESKTKKGRFFWVCDAGEEKGCPLRSDYNGAPGAAFMDRPETGPKCPHCEKGYLIRYESNRRMGSYFWACSTGKEGKCPLLRDENGTPGEPLIDPNAAKVPCPAEGCKKQMTRIRSMKNANFYFWKCENASHPLRHDNNGQPGDIMNFDQRRGDNRQQQRPAQNPTVAKKDAADQA; this is encoded by the coding sequence ATGGGAATAACGCTGCTTATAGCAGAGAAACCAAGTGTTGGTAAGGATCTCGCCAGTTACCTGGGAATCGTGGGCCGTGGCAAAGGTTACTACAAATGCAAGGGGGATATTGTCTGCACCTGGTGCGTAGGCCACATCCTTGAGCAGGCCGACCCGCATGTCTATAACCCCAGATTCAAGCGGTGGCGTGCTGACGATCTGCCGATAATTCCGGATGAATGGATACTCGAGCCAATTCCACGTTCCAGGGAACAGCTGGCTATAATTGAAGGTCTTTTGAAAAATTCCGACAAGGTGATCAATGCCGGAGATCCCGAGAGGGAAGGGCAGCTGATCATAGACGAAGTTCTCGATTACCTGGGATACACCGGCCCGGCGGATCGGCTCTGGATCTCGGCGCTTGATGTGCGGACTATCGAAAAAGGATTCAAGAGCCTCAAAGACAATAACGAGTTCAGAAATATCAAAGATGCCGCCATCTGTCGCTCAAATGCTGACTGGCTGGTGGGTATCAACGTCACCCGTGGCCTTACCCTGGCAGCCGGCCAGAACAATGTACTCTCAGCTGGCAGGGTGCAAACGCCGACCCTGGCGCTGGTGGTGGACCGGGACCGGGAAATCGAGCAGTTCACCAAGAAACCCTATTGGGTATTACGGGCTACTGTCCAGCATCCTGAAGGCAATTTTGTCGCAACCTGGGAACCGGACGAATTAACTTCCGGGCTAGATGCAGAGGGCAGGTTGGTCAACCCGGCAGTGGCAGAGCAGGTAATCGCCAAGGTCAGCGGTAAAGATGGAGTCGTAAAAAGTAAAAAAGATACCCTCAAGCGGAAGAGCCCGCCCTTGCCGTTTCTGCTCTCAGATTTGCAGAAAAAAGCGGAAGACAAGTTCGGCTACTCGCCTAAGCAAACCCTGGATATTGGCCAGGGGTTGTATGAGAAGCATAAAGTCCTTACCTATATGCGTACAGAGTGCAGGTATTTGCCCAACGAAATGTTTGAGGATGCACCACGTGTTCTGGCCACTTTGCGAGCCCAGAATATGGAAGGGGCGCATGAGGCAGATCCCACAATTCAGTCCCCGGCCTGGAACACGAAAAAGCAAGGTGCCGAGGCCCATCATGGAATAATTCCCACAGAGGTGAAACCGCCGCGTCTCACTGAAGAAGAGTGGAACATATACCAGCTGGTGGCAAAGAGATTTCTGAAACAGTTCTACCCGGATTATCAGTACTACTCCAGCTCGATAGTGGCAGAGGTCGAAGAAGAGCTGTGGAAGGGCAGCGGAATTGCCATCAAGGATAAGGGGTGGATGGTGCTGAACGATCAGCAGACCAAAGAGAAATTGCTGCCTCGAGTGAAAAAAGGTGATCCTGTTGGCATAGAGCAGGTGGAAAAGGAACAGAAGTTCACCAAACCACCCAGCAGATTCACCGAGGCATCTCTGCAGGTTGCTATGACCGAGGTACATAAATATGTGGATGACCCTGTGATCAAGGCACGCCTCAAGGAAAACTCGGGGATTGGCACCTCTGCTACCAGAACCAATATTATCGGTGAGTTGCAGAACCGCACCTATCTGGAGAAGAAGGGTAAGGTGCTCATTTCCACACCCCTTGGCCGGGAACTGATTGATAAAATCCACCCGTCGCTGAAGAATCCAGGCATGACGGCAATCTGGGAGGATGCTCTTAACAGAATTTGTGAGGGAGATCTTGACCGGGAGGCGTTTATGGCTGAACTCACCCGGCGAATGTTGAACATGGTGCGTTATGCCCTTGCTACCAGGTTCTCCGAAAAGGTTACCGGCAAGATATACAGATGCCTCTGCGGCGGTCGACTTTCCAGGCTGGAGTCGAAAACCAAGAAAGGGCGATTTTTCTGGGTGTGTGACGCTGGTGAGGAGAAAGGTTGTCCGCTTCGTTCGGACTACAATGGTGCCCCCGGCGCTGCTTTTATGGATAGGCCTGAGACAGGGCCGAAATGTCCTCACTGTGAAAAAGGCTATCTCATCCGTTATGAAAGCAACAGAAGAATGGGCAGTTACTTCTGGGCATGTTCCACAGGAAAGGAAGGGAAATGTCCTCTTTTGCGGGATGAAAATGGTACACCGGGTGAGCCGCTCATCGATCCCAACGCAGCCAAGGTGCCTTGTCCTGCTGAGGGGTGCAAAAAACAGATGACGCGAATACGTTCCATGAAGAATGCCAATTTCTATTTCTGGAAATGTGAAAACGCAAGTCACCCCTTACGGCATGATAACAATGGCCAGCCGGGTGATATTATGAATTTCGATCAGCGACGGGGAGATAACCGCCAGCAGCAGCGTCCGGCCCAAAATCCGACTGTTGCAAAAAAAGATGCGGCTGATCAGGCTTGA
- a CDS encoding CDP-alcohol phosphatidyltransferase family protein, protein MERVLVIIIASLIGTSFYIWIARMVQRPSFRELIYSHQWLLHPNSICYWRTAMAVVGFFLYFFSPFQSLSIIIFTFAAIMDGVDGVVARGANLGTKWGEWLDPLCDKLTYLPPLLGFAYMGIISVKLVWILIVIEFFGQFLARHVLNLLKTSGAANNFGKIKAIICFALVIFCALLDANPALINLGNEILIACIILAAASIVFKFIPNRLYADLLSTMNFCCGVASLYLAHNYLFSWAICIIIMGQLFDLFDGRMAELHGGTKYGPYLDDIADFVSFGLAPAYMLIILGGNFAWLFAAIYLAGVAFRLIRFVTVDKMRNDLPEGIFNGLPSPAGALFVLGATLVCPPVLLLGMAGLSTAFMVSHIRFAHFGRVIMKQIPRPVFFVISSSIIVMLAYILKTKNIEMFGYLILGSVLLYMVTGRMWLPAANPPPKA, encoded by the coding sequence ATGGAAAGAGTACTCGTCATTATCATCGCTTCCCTTATCGGAACCTCGTTTTATATCTGGATTGCCCGCATGGTGCAGAGGCCATCGTTCAGGGAACTGATCTATTCACACCAGTGGCTGCTTCACCCCAACTCAATCTGCTATTGGCGTACAGCCATGGCGGTGGTCGGTTTTTTTCTTTATTTCTTCAGCCCGTTCCAGTCACTATCCATAATCATCTTCACCTTTGCCGCAATCATGGACGGTGTAGACGGAGTTGTGGCCAGGGGCGCTAACCTCGGCACCAAATGGGGGGAATGGCTTGATCCGTTATGCGACAAACTCACCTACTTGCCACCGTTACTGGGCTTTGCCTATATGGGCATAATTTCAGTAAAGCTTGTCTGGATATTGATCGTTATCGAATTCTTCGGGCAGTTCCTCGCCCGCCATGTGCTCAACCTGCTGAAAACCTCCGGTGCCGCCAATAACTTCGGCAAAATTAAGGCGATTATCTGTTTTGCACTGGTGATCTTTTGCGCCCTGCTGGATGCCAACCCTGCACTTATCAACCTTGGCAATGAGATACTCATCGCCTGCATCATTTTAGCGGCTGCCTCTATTGTCTTTAAGTTTATTCCAAACCGCCTCTATGCAGACCTGCTCTCTACCATGAACTTCTGCTGCGGTGTCGCAAGCCTCTACCTCGCTCACAATTATCTTTTTTCCTGGGCAATCTGCATCATAATCATGGGTCAGCTTTTTGATCTCTTTGATGGCAGAATGGCAGAATTACATGGTGGTACCAAATACGGGCCCTACCTTGATGATATCGCAGACTTCGTCAGCTTCGGGCTAGCTCCTGCCTATATGCTGATCATACTGGGCGGTAATTTCGCCTGGCTTTTTGCCGCCATATACCTGGCTGGTGTGGCTTTCAGGCTTATCCGGTTCGTCACTGTAGACAAGATGCGTAATGACCTGCCCGAGGGTATTTTCAACGGCCTGCCAAGCCCCGCCGGAGCCCTGTTCGTGCTGGGCGCGACCCTTGTCTGCCCACCTGTTCTCTTGCTGGGCATGGCTGGACTTTCCACCGCTTTCATGGTGAGCCATATCCGATTCGCCCATTTTGGACGCGTAATCATGAAGCAGATTCCCCGTCCTGTCTTTTTTGTTATCAGTTCCTCAATAATTGTTATGCTGGCATACATTCTTAAGACAAAAAATATCGAGATGTTCGGTTATCTCATATTGGGTTCTGTACTGCTCTATATGGTAACCGGCAGAATGTGGCTCCCAGCTGCGAACCCGCCTCCCAAGGCATAG
- a CDS encoding superoxide dismutase → MSHVLPEIPYAYDALEPFIDAKTMEIHHGRHHQTYVDKLNAALQGHDDLRGQSAEELIAHLDQVPDAIRGAVRNHGGGHANHSFFWPLLKKDVPAQGPAVEAIIAQFGSFENFKNQFSNAAALLFGSGWAWLVKEENGLTIVTTANQDNPLSLGRKPVLGIDVWEHAYYLKYQNRRPEYIEAFWQIVNWEKVNEYFEAG, encoded by the coding sequence ATGAGTCACGTACTGCCGGAAATACCCTATGCCTATGATGCACTGGAACCTTTCATCGACGCGAAAACCATGGAGATTCATCATGGCAGGCACCATCAGACGTATGTTGATAAACTGAATGCAGCTCTGCAGGGTCATGATGATCTTAGAGGGCAGAGCGCAGAAGAGTTGATTGCTCACCTCGATCAGGTGCCGGATGCAATTCGGGGAGCAGTTCGCAACCACGGAGGTGGTCATGCCAATCATTCATTCTTCTGGCCGCTATTAAAGAAAGACGTACCAGCGCAAGGCCCCGCAGTTGAGGCTATTATTGCCCAATTCGGCAGCTTCGAGAATTTCAAAAATCAATTTTCCAATGCTGCTGCACTGCTCTTCGGCAGCGGTTGGGCCTGGCTGGTGAAAGAGGAAAACGGGCTCACCATAGTAACCACGGCCAACCAGGATAATCCGCTGAGTCTAGGCAGAAAGCCGGTGCTCGGAATTGATGTGTGGGAGCATGCGTACTACCTGAAGTACCAGAATCGCAGACCTGAGTATATTGAAGCGTTCTGGCAGATAGTGAACTGGGAAAAGGTGAATGAATATTTCGAAGCAGGATAA
- a CDS encoding DUF3683 domain-containing protein produces the protein MQKEDYREIPYNFTSADDRLIINHLFGQEVWEDLQELRSQRITGRSARLVMRFMGDLFILRRNPFLYQELIDSSSRRQQFFDTAEEDLSLIEKAAGSWQGDSEGSGKVLSLVRICRERLEQMKTEISGAAAHRAQILKKLTPILGKDNVWFDPFTLIGHATDATDWRLYLPVAVVRPSRESQVVPLMTAIASLGLHVIPRGGGTGLTGGCVPVASGCVIINTEKLTKIYPIEYREFAHLEEEEKNVPVIKVEAGVVTSDAMAHAKASELVFATDPTSSWASTIGGNIAENAGGKTAVLWGTAIDNLLSFKIAMPGSGLLTVTRLNHPMRKILPGDIVSYEITDARGQVQKTIELAAEDIRKKGLWKDITNKVLGGVPGLQKEGVDGVITSAEFVLYTAYERKITYCLEFYGEDMDEASRVIVEISDEFKNEGEEALIALEHFDEEYINAIQYKFKAARSEHPKAVLLIDMVGHNRDQIESGKSRLIKLLENYGNTELFIAQDADEAARFWRDRKRLGAIAARTNAFKLNEDIVLPLAALAEFTRFVDEHNINEDIYNKQQFIHKVMGYLRQAEPIEDPDWLEAKIPKALELCEDTLSKLELRTTESVRHEAYIKQLMKDLLELFSGYAKVSQRIEDIYKHVRSRRIVIATHMHAGDGNNHVNIPVFSNDREMMKRADKTAEAVMAKAVELDGVVSGEHGIGITKMKFMEEERRQELIKYRQEVDPKGLMSPGMLTDPEIIEKVFTPSFNLLELEARILQHGSLETLAAKISKCVRCGKCMVGCCVYYPGSNIFMHPRNKNMVIGSLIEALLYDIQRSHQPRFTQMKNLEEIADHCTMCGKCLSPCPVNIDTAEVSVLEREILSDLGYKHTAPATRLSLTFLKNRNKTFNSVFRKGVLEWGSAAQQIGVKALKMAPVKLQEKDWQYVTMLKSPMMPAPGKDLWANLPECSANEALMLLPEGKPVKTVFYFPGCGSERLYSDISMAAIYVMLKSNIRVILPPPYLCCGFPAQVNAKKEMHDEITLRNSIILSQIREMLGYIVFDKFVVSCGTCRESLHEIGAEEIFGCGVEDVSSFVLENSALNFSERKMKTVLYHAPCHDSFDGEGVMLARQIAEEVRPVANCCSEAGTLAISRPDISFKMMQRKRESIEEAKKGVYGEPTIVTNCPSCISGLGRNRDLGVKPQHMAVILAKSLGGEAWAIDFDKLVAKTEKVTF, from the coding sequence ATGCAGAAAGAAGATTATCGGGAAATTCCCTATAACTTTACCTCGGCCGATGATCGGCTCATCATCAACCACCTGTTCGGGCAGGAGGTTTGGGAGGACTTACAGGAATTGCGCAGCCAGCGTATTACCGGTCGGTCTGCCCGTCTGGTGATGCGTTTCATGGGAGACCTTTTTATTCTCCGCAGAAACCCCTTTTTGTATCAGGAACTCATCGATTCGTCGTCCCGTCGTCAGCAATTCTTTGATACCGCAGAAGAGGATCTCTCTCTTATCGAAAAAGCTGCAGGTTCCTGGCAGGGTGATTCCGAAGGTTCCGGCAAGGTCCTCAGCCTGGTTCGTATCTGCCGTGAGCGATTAGAGCAGATGAAGACCGAGATCAGCGGTGCCGCTGCACATCGTGCGCAGATTCTAAAAAAACTTACACCAATTCTCGGCAAAGATAACGTCTGGTTCGATCCGTTCACGCTGATCGGTCATGCAACTGATGCAACTGACTGGCGTCTTTATCTGCCGGTGGCCGTGGTCCGTCCTTCCCGTGAGAGTCAGGTCGTACCGCTGATGACCGCCATAGCATCACTTGGTCTGCATGTTATCCCCCGTGGTGGCGGTACAGGTCTTACCGGTGGTTGTGTGCCGGTGGCAAGCGGCTGTGTCATCATTAATACCGAAAAACTGACTAAGATTTATCCCATCGAGTACCGCGAGTTCGCCCATCTTGAAGAAGAGGAGAAGAACGTTCCGGTAATCAAGGTGGAAGCCGGTGTGGTCACCTCGGATGCGATGGCTCATGCCAAGGCTTCCGAACTTGTTTTTGCAACAGACCCGACAAGCTCATGGGCATCAACTATCGGCGGCAACATCGCAGAGAATGCCGGTGGCAAAACCGCAGTTCTCTGGGGAACCGCCATTGATAACCTGCTCTCGTTTAAAATTGCAATGCCGGGCAGTGGGCTTTTGACAGTAACTCGCCTGAATCACCCGATGCGCAAAATTCTGCCGGGTGACATAGTCAGCTATGAAATTACCGATGCCAGAGGGCAGGTGCAGAAAACCATCGAATTGGCCGCCGAAGATATCCGCAAGAAAGGTCTGTGGAAGGATATCACCAACAAGGTACTGGGCGGCGTTCCCGGTTTGCAGAAAGAGGGTGTGGATGGTGTCATCACCTCCGCGGAGTTCGTCCTCTACACTGCCTATGAACGCAAGATCACCTACTGTCTGGAATTTTACGGAGAAGATATGGACGAGGCCAGCCGGGTCATTGTCGAGATCTCCGATGAGTTTAAAAATGAGGGTGAAGAAGCCCTGATCGCCCTGGAGCACTTTGATGAAGAGTACATCAACGCTATCCAGTACAAATTCAAGGCGGCCCGTAGCGAACATCCGAAAGCGGTACTGCTGATCGATATGGTTGGTCATAACAGAGACCAGATCGAGAGCGGCAAGTCCCGTTTGATAAAACTGCTTGAAAATTATGGTAACACCGAGCTGTTTATTGCCCAGGATGCTGATGAGGCCGCCCGTTTCTGGCGTGATCGCAAGCGATTGGGTGCAATTGCCGCCCGTACCAACGCTTTTAAGCTGAATGAAGATATCGTCCTGCCTCTGGCGGCACTGGCGGAGTTTACGCGTTTTGTCGATGAGCACAATATCAACGAGGATATCTATAATAAGCAGCAGTTTATTCACAAGGTGATGGGGTACCTTCGTCAGGCTGAGCCGATCGAGGACCCGGACTGGCTGGAGGCCAAAATTCCAAAGGCGCTTGAACTTTGTGAAGATACCCTGTCCAAGCTCGAACTGCGAACCACAGAGTCTGTTCGGCACGAGGCGTATATAAAGCAGCTGATGAAAGATCTCCTGGAGCTCTTTTCCGGCTATGCCAAGGTGTCTCAACGCATTGAAGACATTTATAAACACGTTCGGTCGCGCAGAATTGTTATCGCCACCCATATGCACGCCGGTGATGGTAACAACCATGTGAATATCCCGGTCTTCTCCAATGACCGTGAGATGATGAAACGTGCTGATAAAACCGCCGAGGCTGTAATGGCCAAAGCGGTAGAGCTCGATGGCGTTGTCAGTGGTGAGCATGGCATCGGTATCACCAAGATGAAGTTCATGGAGGAGGAACGTCGCCAGGAACTTATCAAATACCGCCAGGAAGTGGATCCGAAAGGCCTGATGAGCCCGGGTATGCTGACGGACCCTGAGATAATTGAAAAGGTATTCACACCTTCTTTCAACCTGCTCGAGCTTGAAGCGAGGATTCTGCAACATGGCTCGCTTGAAACCCTTGCTGCCAAGATTTCCAAATGTGTCCGTTGCGGAAAGTGCATGGTGGGATGCTGTGTCTATTATCCCGGTTCCAATATCTTCATGCATCCACGCAATAAAAACATGGTGATTGGCTCCCTGATCGAGGCTCTGCTCTATGATATTCAGCGTTCCCATCAGCCGCGTTTCACCCAGATGAAGAACCTGGAAGAGATTGCCGATCATTGTACCATGTGCGGTAAATGTCTCAGCCCGTGCCCGGTGAATATCGATACTGCTGAAGTGAGTGTCCTTGAACGAGAAATCCTGAGTGATCTCGGGTATAAACATACCGCGCCCGCTACCAGGTTGTCCCTTACATTTCTTAAAAATCGTAACAAAACCTTTAACTCTGTATTCCGAAAAGGTGTTCTGGAGTGGGGTAGTGCAGCCCAGCAGATTGGAGTGAAAGCGCTGAAGATGGCGCCAGTCAAGTTACAGGAGAAGGACTGGCAGTATGTCACCATGCTCAAATCACCCATGATGCCCGCACCCGGAAAGGACCTCTGGGCTAACCTGCCTGAATGTTCTGCCAACGAGGCGCTGATGCTGCTACCGGAAGGGAAGCCGGTTAAAACCGTGTTCTACTTTCCTGGCTGTGGTTCTGAACGTCTCTACTCAGATATCTCAATGGCTGCGATCTATGTGATGCTGAAGAGCAATATCAGGGTTATCCTGCCGCCACCGTACCTCTGTTGTGGTTTCCCTGCCCAGGTGAATGCCAAGAAGGAAATGCATGACGAGATCACCCTTAGAAATTCGATTATTCTCAGCCAGATTCGTGAGATGCTGGGCTATATCGTATTTGATAAGTTTGTGGTGAGTTGCGGTACCTGTCGCGAGTCTCTTCATGAAATCGGTGCAGAAGAGATCTTCGGCTGCGGGGTAGAGGATGTGAGCAGCTTTGTCCTGGAGAACAGTGCTCTGAACTTCTCTGAGCGTAAGATGAAAACGGTGCTTTATCACGCTCCGTGTCATGATTCTTTTGATGGTGAGGGGGTAATGCTGGCACGACAGATTGCGGAGGAAGTTCGTCCTGTGGCAAATTGCTGTTCCGAAGCCGGAACGCTTGCTATCTCCCGGCCTGACATCAGCTTTAAGATGATGCAGAGAAAGCGTGAATCCATCGAAGAGGCGAAAAAAGGTGTTTACGGTGAACCCACTATCGTGACGAATTGTCCTTCCTGTATTTCAGGGCTTGGACGCAACCGTGATCTTGGTGTTAAGCCTCAGCACATGGCAGTTATCCTTGCCAAGTCCCTTGGCGGAGAAGCCTGGGCAATCGATTTTGACAAGCTGGTGGCCAAAACAGAGAAAGTGACGTTTTAA
- the recD gene encoding exodeoxyribonuclease V subunit alpha, which yields MKSADETVALPAREKQPRLLDLHFARFMAKRSGLVGKEKESFETLIQQLSLAMESGHSCIQVSGEEVDLLCSSPLVSATSDTPLVLRGERLYLQRYFQYERRLASQLKAFSSVSDSEFQLSAEDLQVLLDRVFGVEGTEPDYQRRAAEVALKKSLCIISGGPGTGKTTTVVKIIGLLLEVFGLEIRIALAAPTGKAAMRLQESIGNSLQGISFGEEIIERIPTTASTLHRLLGVRKNSPGFRHNRDNPLRWDIVVVDEASMIDLAMMSKLVDALSSGARLILLGDKDQLASVESGAVLNDCIRSLPDNTGELKKSYRFDAGIKSLAEAINSGDGEQAWQLLVGDDFGNVTLLRNSYFRFVGARYLVYMEKVRSVAQQMTHRGVAEVFAVFSRFQVLCAGRHGARGVQGINAGVEKILKTNGYEVDQSPWYLGRPVMITANDYNLGLFNGDIGICLPDIAADGDGAMKVWFEKPDGSVKKYPPYRIPRCETVFGMTIHKSQGSEFSEVLIMLPEEEGPLLNRQLVYTGVTRAKEFAHIVASKKILVYALQFDYPRYSGLSDMLLAGDTEKRQ from the coding sequence ATGAAATCTGCTGATGAAACCGTGGCATTACCGGCCAGAGAGAAACAGCCGCGACTGCTCGATCTACACTTCGCACGTTTTATGGCTAAACGATCCGGCCTGGTGGGTAAGGAAAAAGAGTCTTTTGAAACTCTGATACAGCAACTTTCGCTGGCCATGGAGAGCGGTCACAGCTGTATTCAGGTGAGTGGAGAAGAGGTTGATCTACTCTGTAGCTCACCTCTGGTTTCAGCCACCTCCGATACTCCTCTGGTTTTGCGGGGTGAACGATTATATCTGCAGCGCTATTTTCAGTATGAGCGCAGACTGGCATCTCAGCTGAAAGCATTTTCCAGCGTAAGCGATAGTGAATTTCAACTTTCAGCCGAGGATCTTCAGGTACTGCTGGATCGGGTTTTCGGGGTGGAAGGGACTGAGCCTGATTACCAGCGCAGAGCAGCTGAAGTAGCCCTGAAAAAGTCGCTCTGCATAATATCCGGGGGACCCGGTACCGGGAAAACCACCACGGTGGTAAAAATTATCGGCTTGCTGCTGGAGGTCTTTGGACTGGAAATACGGATAGCTCTTGCCGCTCCCACCGGTAAAGCCGCAATGCGTCTGCAGGAGTCCATTGGCAACAGCCTGCAGGGGATCAGTTTCGGGGAAGAGATAATTGAGCGAATTCCGACGACTGCATCAACTCTTCACCGGTTACTGGGAGTTAGAAAGAACTCTCCCGGTTTCAGGCATAATAGAGATAACCCTTTGCGCTGGGATATCGTGGTAGTTGACGAAGCCTCGATGATCGATCTGGCAATGATGAGCAAGCTGGTGGACGCTCTGTCGTCGGGCGCACGTCTTATTCTACTTGGCGATAAAGACCAGCTAGCCTCCGTTGAGTCGGGAGCAGTACTCAATGACTGCATTAGAAGCCTGCCGGACAATACCGGTGAGCTGAAGAAAAGTTATCGATTCGATGCGGGAATAAAGAGTCTGGCCGAGGCCATTAATTCTGGAGACGGGGAACAGGCATGGCAGCTTCTGGTCGGTGATGATTTTGGCAATGTCACTCTGCTGCGGAATTCGTATTTTCGTTTTGTCGGTGCCAGGTATCTCGTCTATATGGAGAAGGTGCGAAGTGTCGCTCAGCAAATGACACATCGTGGTGTTGCTGAGGTTTTTGCTGTATTTTCAAGATTTCAGGTCCTTTGTGCCGGTCGTCACGGTGCCCGTGGAGTGCAGGGGATTAATGCCGGTGTGGAAAAGATTCTGAAAACAAATGGATACGAGGTCGATCAATCTCCATGGTATCTGGGCAGACCGGTAATGATCACCGCAAATGACTATAATCTCGGGCTGTTTAATGGTGATATTGGTATATGTTTACCGGATATTGCTGCGGATGGCGACGGAGCCATGAAAGTGTGGTTTGAAAAGCCGGATGGCTCAGTGAAAAAATACCCTCCTTACAGAATACCGAGGTGTGAGACTGTATTCGGTATGACCATTCATAAAAGTCAGGGGTCGGAATTTTCGGAAGTACTGATCATGCTGCCCGAAGAAGAGGGACCTCTGCTCAACCGCCAACTGGTCTATACTGGTGTTACTCGGGCAAAAGAATTTGCACATATAGTAGCATCTAAAAAGATTTTAGTGTATGCTCTCCAGTTCGATTATCCAAGATACAGTGGGTTGTCAGATATGCTGCTCGCTGGAGATACCGAAAAAAGGCAGTGA